The Haloferax sp. Atlit-12N genome window below encodes:
- a CDS encoding ABC transporter ATP-binding protein, producing MGDVTLEHVSKHYDDVTAVDDMNLDIEDGEFICLVGPSGCGKSTTMEMIAGLTIPSEGKVFIGDREVTNLPPKDRGVAMVFQNIALFPHMDVYDNISFGLRLRNYDKEEIERRVERAAEIVQLQGMLERMPDEMSGGQRQRVAIARAIVRNPGVFLMDEPLANLDAKLRVHMRTELQRLHKELDTTIIYVTHDQAEAMTMSDRIAVIDSGQLQQIDPPLVCYNEPSNLFVAGFIGSPSMNFLDGEVTADGFKSTNIDVEFDPADLGIEAETDVTMGIRPEDVYLVGDEALVSNPSRRIEAVTDVLEPMGDEIFVYLKLSESAETDLEDTSGVANDQLLMSVAPDTDIEEDEDVTVVLDRSRVHLFDTATGEAISHGIETPVQTSGAPGTEAESDD from the coding sequence ATGGGAGACGTAACACTCGAACACGTAAGCAAGCACTACGACGACGTAACGGCGGTCGACGACATGAACCTCGACATCGAGGACGGCGAATTTATCTGCCTCGTCGGTCCGTCGGGGTGCGGTAAGTCGACGACCATGGAGATGATTGCGGGCCTCACCATCCCCTCCGAGGGGAAGGTGTTCATCGGCGACCGTGAGGTGACGAACCTCCCGCCGAAGGACCGCGGGGTGGCGATGGTGTTCCAGAACATCGCGCTGTTCCCCCACATGGACGTGTACGACAACATCTCCTTCGGGCTCCGCCTCCGCAACTACGACAAGGAGGAAATCGAGCGCCGCGTCGAACGCGCCGCCGAAATCGTCCAACTGCAGGGCATGCTCGAACGCATGCCCGACGAGATGTCCGGTGGGCAGCGACAGCGCGTCGCCATCGCCCGCGCCATCGTCCGCAACCCCGGCGTCTTCCTGATGGACGAGCCGCTCGCGAACCTCGACGCGAAGCTCCGGGTCCACATGCGAACCGAACTCCAGCGCCTGCACAAGGAACTGGACACGACCATCATCTACGTCACCCACGACCAGGCGGAGGCGATGACGATGTCCGACCGCATCGCGGTCATCGACTCCGGGCAACTCCAGCAGATCGACCCGCCGCTGGTCTGTTACAACGAACCGTCGAACCTGTTCGTCGCGGGCTTCATCGGCTCGCCGTCGATGAACTTCCTCGACGGCGAGGTCACGGCCGACGGCTTCAAGTCGACCAACATCGACGTGGAGTTCGACCCCGCGGACCTCGGCATCGAGGCGGAAACGGACGTCACGATGGGCATCCGTCCCGAAGACGTGTACCTCGTCGGCGACGAGGCGCTCGTCTCGAACCCCAGCCGCCGCATCGAGGCCGTGACCGACGTGCTCGAACCGATGGGCGACGAGATATTCGTCTACCTGAAGCTCTCGGAGTCGGCCGAAACGGACCTCGAAGACACGAGCGGCGTCGCCAACGACCAACTGCTGATGAGCGTCGCCCCCGACACCGACATCGAGGAGGACGAGGACGTGACGGTCGTCCTCGACCGCTCGCGCGTCCACCTCTTCGACACGGCGACGGGCGAGGCCATCAGCCACGGTATCGAGACGCCCGTCCAGACGAGCGGCGCGCCCGGCACGGAAGCCGAAAGCGACGACTGA
- a CDS encoding Gfo/Idh/MocA family protein, producing MSTESSVRVGIVGLGNIGHHHADRLVDLGATLVGGLDIQADARRRFAEKYDVNTYEEKSELFAEVDAVIITTPNRFHEEYAVAALDAGLDVLLEKPLAHSLESAERIAEAAEEADGFCMVGFNNRFANPVEVVRHHYEEGRFGDVTHVEANYVRRRGIPGRGSWFTSKKVAGGGSLIDIGVHAIDLALYFLDFPEVVEVSGVTRSEFGDRDDYTFVEMWGEDVGPEAFDVDDSASAFIRTDEGTTISLEVAWATNRPTNDEFFLRGTEGGVRFDRASHDLQFYEDGVGGGNHLSTADVETQDNDTHKTEQEAFLAAVAEGEHPGRNTVEQGLAVQRVIDAIYRSSETGKAIRLDAAETETPPAN from the coding sequence ATGAGTACGGAATCATCGGTCCGAGTCGGTATCGTCGGACTCGGAAACATCGGACACCACCACGCAGACCGCCTCGTCGACCTCGGCGCGACCCTCGTCGGCGGCCTCGACATCCAGGCGGACGCCCGTCGCCGCTTCGCCGAGAAGTACGACGTGAACACCTACGAGGAGAAGTCGGAACTGTTCGCGGAGGTCGACGCGGTCATCATCACCACCCCGAACCGTTTCCACGAGGAGTACGCGGTCGCCGCGCTCGACGCGGGCCTCGACGTGCTGCTCGAAAAGCCGCTCGCGCACTCGCTCGAATCGGCCGAGCGAATCGCCGAGGCGGCCGAGGAGGCCGACGGCTTCTGTATGGTCGGCTTCAACAACCGCTTTGCCAACCCCGTCGAGGTCGTCCGCCACCACTACGAGGAGGGTCGTTTCGGCGACGTCACCCACGTCGAGGCGAACTACGTCCGCCGCCGCGGCATCCCCGGCCGCGGGTCGTGGTTCACCTCCAAGAAAGTCGCCGGCGGCGGGTCGCTCATCGACATCGGCGTCCACGCAATCGACCTCGCGCTCTACTTCCTCGACTTCCCCGAGGTCGTCGAGGTCTCCGGCGTCACCCGCTCGGAGTTCGGCGACCGCGACGACTACACCTTCGTCGAGATGTGGGGCGAGGACGTGGGCCCGGAGGCCTTCGACGTGGACGACTCCGCGAGCGCGTTCATCCGCACCGACGAGGGGACGACCATCTCCCTCGAAGTCGCGTGGGCGACGAACCGCCCGACCAACGACGAGTTCTTCCTCCGCGGCACGGAGGGCGGCGTGCGCTTCGACCGCGCGAGCCACGACCTCCAGTTCTACGAGGACGGCGTCGGCGGCGGCAACCACCTCTCGACCGCCGACGTTGAGACGCAGGACAACGACACCCACAAGACCGAACAGGAGGCGTTCCTCGCGGCCGTCGCCGAGGGCGAACACCCCGGCCGAAACACGGTCGAACAGGGCCTCGCCGTCCAGCGCGTCATCGACGCCATCTACCGCTCGTCGGAGACGGGGAAGGCGATCCGCCTCGACGCGGCCGAGACCGAGACGCCCCCGGCGAACTGA